In a genomic window of Pedobacter sp. KBS0701:
- the rsgA gene encoding ribosome small subunit-dependent GTPase A translates to MQGLVIKSTGSWYSVLADNGERYDCRIVGKFRIKGLKTTNPIAVGDRVKFDLEKDSDQGLINEMLPRKNYIIRKSINLSKQAQILAANLDMAMLVVTLASPRTSLGFIDRFLVTAEAYDVPAVLVFNKLDLFSKEGLEILQEFKDIYENIGYACYEVSALKGINIPVIQELITNKITLISGHSGVGKSSLINALMPDRDLRTGEVSDWSDKGQHTTTFAEMFELPQGGFIVDSPGIRELGVIDIEKEELGHFFREIFKTSHDCRFNNCRHINEPGCAVIEAVNEGEIAVSRYESYLSIYHGNDTRH, encoded by the coding sequence ATGCAGGGATTAGTTATTAAATCTACAGGGAGCTGGTATAGTGTTTTGGCCGATAATGGTGAACGCTACGATTGCCGGATTGTAGGTAAATTCAGGATTAAAGGACTTAAAACTACCAACCCGATTGCGGTTGGGGACAGGGTGAAATTTGATCTGGAAAAGGATAGCGATCAGGGTTTGATAAACGAAATGCTGCCGCGTAAAAACTACATCATCCGCAAATCGATTAACCTGAGCAAACAGGCGCAGATACTGGCCGCTAATCTGGATATGGCCATGCTGGTGGTTACACTGGCCTCACCACGTACTTCGTTGGGTTTTATCGACCGTTTTTTGGTTACTGCCGAAGCTTATGATGTTCCAGCCGTATTGGTGTTTAATAAACTGGATCTGTTTAGTAAAGAGGGATTAGAAATTCTTCAGGAGTTTAAAGATATCTACGAAAATATCGGCTATGCCTGCTACGAAGTTTCAGCTTTAAAAGGCATTAACATTCCGGTTATCCAGGAATTGATTACTAATAAAATTACCTTAATATCGGGTCACTCGGGAGTGGGAAAATCAAGTTTGATCAATGCTTTAATGCCCGATCGGGATTTAAGAACAGGCGAAGTTTCAGACTGGAGCGATAAGGGGCAACATACCACTACGTTTGCCGAAATGTTCGAACTGCCGCAGGGAGGTTTTATTGTAGATTCACCAGGTATCAGGGAACTGGGTGTAATCGACATTGAAAAAGAAGAACTAGGTCATTTTTTTAGAGAAATCTTTAAAACTTCGCACGATTGCCGCTTTAATAATTGCAGGCATATTAACGAACCTGGCTGTGCTGTTATTGAAGCTGTAAACGAAGGTGAAATTGCGGTTTCGAGATATGAAAGTTACCTGAGTATTTATCACGGAAACGATACAAGACATTAA
- a CDS encoding Smr/MutS family protein — MKFKLGDFVRFVDEKREGYVTKIIDTQTLGVTDEDGFEIPVAVSNLTSVHGHGVVAEELDAPKPIQVNIPSINKIENGIYVAVATDDKAGNVVHFHLQNHSSNILLVSLTTERKEKYAGAFHGIIESYGSTLVYSASLADLDLWPEFNFQVLVFSKADVKPINPLVIRKKFRAKDFSIEQKELPQLRNKGWFIRLDDLVPVSIDPQKLKESFFKTADEKRTVEAPQKEIDLHIEKLRDDHHFLEADEMLQIQINHFQNAMDAAVVHHFDKIIFIHGSGNGTLRDKIHKLISKNPYVKTYMDARKEKFGYGATEVVFK, encoded by the coding sequence ATGAAATTTAAACTGGGAGATTTTGTGCGTTTTGTTGATGAAAAACGTGAGGGTTATGTAACTAAAATTATCGATACGCAAACTTTGGGCGTTACCGATGAAGATGGTTTCGAAATTCCTGTTGCGGTAAGTAATTTAACTTCTGTACATGGTCATGGTGTGGTTGCTGAAGAATTGGATGCGCCAAAACCTATCCAGGTAAATATTCCAAGCATTAATAAAATCGAAAATGGCATTTATGTTGCCGTTGCTACAGATGATAAGGCCGGTAATGTGGTGCATTTTCACCTACAGAACCATTCGTCAAATATTTTATTGGTCAGCCTAACCACCGAGCGTAAAGAAAAATATGCAGGTGCTTTTCATGGGATAATCGAATCTTATGGCTCCACTTTAGTTTATTCCGCATCATTGGCTGATCTTGATCTTTGGCCGGAATTTAACTTTCAGGTTTTGGTATTTAGCAAAGCTGATGTGAAACCTATCAATCCATTGGTAATCCGTAAGAAGTTTAGGGCAAAAGATTTTAGTATCGAACAAAAGGAATTGCCTCAGTTGAGGAATAAAGGTTGGTTCATCCGTCTGGATGATCTCGTTCCGGTATCCATCGATCCACAGAAATTAAAAGAAAGTTTCTTTAAAACTGCAGATGAAAAACGAACAGTTGAGGCACCCCAAAAAGAAATCGATCTGCACATCGAAAAACTAAGGGACGATCATCATTTCCTGGAAGCAGACGAGATGTTGCAGATACAGATCAATCACTTCCAAAATGCAATGGATGCTGCGGTGGTGCATCATTTCGATAAGATCATTTTTATACACGGTTCGGGGAATGGTACTTTAAGAGATAAAATCCATAAACTGATCAGTAAAAATCCATATGTAAAAACGTACATGGATGCCAGGAAAGAAAAATTTGGCTATGGCGCTACTGAAGTAGTGTTTAAATAA